Proteins found in one Siniperca chuatsi isolate FFG_IHB_CAS linkage group LG22, ASM2008510v1, whole genome shotgun sequence genomic segment:
- the LOC122870081 gene encoding NLR family CARD domain-containing protein 3-like isoform X7: protein MAEKKRKRSSSTSSSSQPIGSCSELSSQMSGTESTAPSVVSMKSDASMGQPLSFGVDKLKRLQVSGTEPTVPSVVSMKSDASMGQPLSFGVERTQSQLTGEPSSCSLCEEVLTDPVQLICGHWSCKQCDLPADYPCTKCGKRLRKDPKHHTGDRHLLTAQKNLKEVMRNKFTLTYEGNGDQQSSLNSIYTTLFITTGESEGPHEEHASRHIKHKLERRSSEQLVNLSDIFKPLPGQDKPHRTVLTKGVAGIGKSFTVQKFILDWAEEKTNQDIDLVFSLAFRELNLSKENKSLHKLLTEFHPVLHDLKDSEDFVKARVLVILDGLDESRLQLDFENKPVTSVSEVTSVGNLLANLIQGNLLPNANLWITSRPAAANQIPAEFIDMVTEIRGFSDPQKEEYFRRRFSHDLSLAERIISHIRSSQSLDIMCQIPIFCWISAVLFQEIFGEDEKAETPQTLTEMMAHFLFSQTKRRSRKYGNKTEKNKERLLKTHKEFLLKLGKLAFIHLQKNNLIFYDEDLEDCGIDTKEASIYSGFCTAVLREEEAFSQKKVFFFVHLTIQEFFAALFVYDCFTSKNTKELGHFLDLKDKEHTLLDLLKMTVDKVLEKQNGHLDFFLRFLLGLMVEPNRRVLQGLLTSPDPGQDTDKKILTHLKAIRRKALPPDSCISLFQNMVEMRDHKVKDEIQEYLKLSDRSKTELTPLHCSALVYMLQVSKNDLDVLDLKSYNTSEEGRRRLIPAVRSSRKAVLADCKVTEEWIEHLAFGLKFPYLPLRDLDLSNNDLKDSGVKLLCGGLSSQWCRLETLRLSGCLVTEEGCACLASALQSNPSYLRELDLSYNNPGESGEKLLSELRDDPQYKLSILNVEHGGSHRMKPGFKKYACELTLDPNTAHKNLLLSEGNRKVTWVEEEQPYPDHLERFDHCQQVLCEQGLTERCYWEVEVFRPFNIGLTYRTIGRKRDVNDCKLGCNEKSWCLICSNVGCYVLHNNTNVNVSSFSSRSSRLGVYLDWPAGTLSFYRVSSDSCTRLHTFKTTFNEPLYPAFELHSQSSALFYQQT, encoded by the exons tTTACAGGTGAGTGGAACTGAGCCCACAGTTCCCAGTGTTGTCTCTATGAAGAGTGATGCATCCATGGGCCAGCCACTCAGCTTTGGTGTTGAAAGGACACAAAG CCAGCTGACTGGGGAGCCGTCCAGCTGTTCATTGTGTGAGGAGGTTTTGACGGATCCAGTCCAATTAATCTGTGGACACTGGTCCTGCAAACAGTGTGATTTACCAGCAGACTACCCCTGCACAAAGTGTGGAAAGAGACTCAGAAAAGATCCCAAACACCACACTG GTGACAGACATCTTTTGACAGCACAGAAGAATCTTAAAGAAGTAATGCGAAATAAATTTACTTTGACGTATGAAGGTAATGGCGACCAACAGAGTTCTCTGAACAGCATCTACACAACACTCTTCATCACCACTGGAGAGAGTGAAGGGCCACATGAAGAACATGCGTCCAGacacattaaacataaattGGAACGACGATCTTCTGAACAATTAGTCAACCTCAGTGACATCTTCAAACCTCTGCCTGGCCAAGACAAACCCCACAGAACAGTCCTGACAAAGGGTGTTGCCGGCATTGGAAAATCATTTACTGTGCAGAAATTCATTCTTGACTGGGCTGAGGAGAAAACCAACCAGGACATTGATTTAGTTTTCAGTCTTGCTTTCCGAGAGCTGAATTTGAGTAAAGAGAACAAAAGCTTGCACAAGCTCCTGACTGAATTTCACCCTGTGCTCCACGATCTGAAAGATTCAGAGGATTTCGTCAAAGCCAGAGTCCTGGTGATCCTGGATGGTctggatgaaagcagacttcaATTGGACTTCGAGAACAAGCCGGTAACATCTGTCAGTGAAGTAACATCTGTAGGTAATCTCCTCGCAAACCTCATCCAGGGTAACCTTCTTCCTAATGCTAACCTCTGGATAACATCCCGTccagcagcagccaatcagatccctgcAGAGTTTATCGACATGGTGACGGAGATAAGAGGGTTCAGTGACCCACAAAAagaggagtacttcaggaggAGATTTAGTCATGACTTGAGCCTTGCTGAAAGGATCATTTCGCACATTCGCTCTTCACAGAGTCTCGACATCATGTGCCAGATCCCGATCTTCTGCTGGATTTCTGCCGTATTATTTCAGGAGATCTTTGGGGAAGACGAGAAAGCTGAAACTCCTCAAACTCTTACAGAGATGATGGCACATTTCCTGTTCTCTCAGACAAAACGCAGAAGCAGAAAATATGGCAACaagactgagaaaaacaaagagagactTCTGAAGACACACAAAGAATTTCTTCTGAAACTCGGCAAGCTTGCATTTATCCATCTGCAGAAGAACAACCTTATCTTCTATGATGAAGACCTGGAAGACTGTGGGATTGACACAAAAGAAGCATCTATCTACTCTGGATTTTGTACCGCAGTTCTCAGGGAAGAAGAAGCCTTTTCTCAGAAAAAGGTCTTTTTCTTTGTACACCTGACCATACAGGAGTTCTTTGCAGCTCTTTTTGTCTATGACTGTTTCACAAGCAAGAATACAAAAGAGCTCGGCCACTTCCTCGATCTGAAGGACAAAGAACATACTTTACTTGATCTTCTAAAGATGACAGTTGACAAAGTGTTGGAGAAGCAGAACGGCCACCTGGACTTCTTCCTGCGATTCCTCCTTGGCCTCATGGTTGAACCCAACCGTAGAGTCCTTCAGGGTCTGCTGACATCACCAGACCCAGGCCAAGATACCGACAAGAAAATCTTGACTCACCTCAAAGCCATCCGAAGGAAGGCCCTCCCTCCAGACAGTTGCATCAGCCTCTTCCAGAACATGGTCGAGATGAGAGATCACAAAGTCAAAGATGAGATTCAGGAATATCTCAAATTGTCAGATCGTTCCAAAACAGAACTGACCCCCCTGCACTGCTCTGCGCTGGTCTACATGCTGCAGGTATCGAAGAATGATCTGGATGTGTTGGACTTGAAGAGTTACAACACATCAGAGGAAGGCAGAAGGAGGCTGATACCAGCTGTGAGGAGCAGCAGAAAGGCTGT ACTAGCAGACTGCAAAGTGACTGAAGAGTGGATTGAGCACCTGGCCTTTGGTCTCAAGTTCCCCTACTTACCTCTAAGAGATCTGGATCTGAGCAACAATGACCTGAAAGATTCAGGAGTAAAGCTGCTCTGTGGTGGACTGTCGAGTCAATGGTGCAGACTCGAAACGCTGAG GCTGTCAGGTTGTCTGGtcacagaggaaggctgtgCTTGTCTGGCCTCGGCTCTACAGTCCAACCCCTCctatctgagagagctggatcTGAGCTACAACAATCCAGGAGAGTCGGGAGAGAAGCTGCTCTCAGAGCTGAGGGATGATCCACAATACAAGCTCAGCATACTCAA TGTTGAACATGGTGGAAGTCACCGGATGAAACCGGGATTCAAGAAAT ATGCCTGTGAGCTCACTTTGGACCCCAACACAGCCCACAAGAACCTCCTTCTCTCTGAAGGGAACAGAAAGGTGAcctgggtggaggaggagcagccatATCCCGATCACCTAGAAAGGTTCGATCACTGCCAACAGGTGTTGTGTGAACAGGGTCTAACAGAGCGCTGCTACTGGGAGGTCGAGGTGTTCCGACCCTTCAACATTGGATTAACGTACAGAACCATTGGCAGGAAAAGGGATGTGAATGATTGCAAGCTGGGTTGCAACGAAAAGTCTTGGTGTCTGATTTGCTCTAATGTTGGTTGTTATGTTCTGCACAACAACACGAATGTCAATGTATCTTCCTTCAGCTCGCGCTCCAGTCGGCTGGGAGTGTATCTGGATTGGCCGGCTggcactctgtccttctacagagtTTCCTCCGACAGTTGCACCCGCCTCCATACCTTCAAAACAACGTTCAATGAGCCCCTCTATCCTGCTTTTGAACTTCACTCTCAGTCCTCTGCATTATTTTATCAGCAGACATAA
- the LOC122870081 gene encoding NLR family CARD domain-containing protein 3-like isoform X6, translating into MAEKKRKRSSSTSSSSQPIGSCSELSCVSAAAVEMAEKKRKRSSSTSSSSQSIGSCSELSSQMSGTESTAPSVVSMKSDASMGQPLNFGADKLKRLQVSGTEPTVPSVVSMKSDASMGQPLSFGVERTQSQLTGEPSSCSLCEEVLTDPVQLICGHWSCKQCDLPADYPCTKCGKRLRKDPKHHTGDRHLLTAQKNLKEVMRNKFTLTYEGNGDQQSSLNSIYTTLFITTGESEGPHEEHASRHIKHKLERRSSEQLVNLSDIFKPLPGQDKPHRTVLTKGVAGIGKSFTVQKFILDWAEEKTNQDIDLVFSLAFRELNLSKENKSLHKLLTEFHPVLHDLKDSEDFVKARVLVILDGLDESRLQLDFENKPVTSVSEVTSVGNLLANLIQGNLLPNANLWITSRPAAANQIPAEFIDMVTEIRGFSDPQKEEYFRRRFSHDLSLAERIISHIRSSQSLDIMCQIPIFCWISAVLFQEIFGEDEKAETPQTLTEMMAHFLFSQTKRRSRKYGNKTEKNKERLLKTHKEFLLKLGKLAFIHLQKNNLIFYDEDLEDCGIDTKEASIYSGFCTAVLREEEAFSQKKVFFFVHLTIQEFFAALFVYDCFTSKNTKELGHFLDLKDKEHTLLDLLKMTVDKVLEKQNGHLDFFLRFLLGLMVEPNRRVLQGLLTSPDPGQDTDKKILTHLKAIRRKALPPDSCISLFQNMVEMRDHKVKDEIQEYLKLSDRSKTELTPLHCSALVYMLQVSKNDLDVLDLKSYNTSEEGRRRLIPAVRSSRKAVLADCKVTEEWIEHLAFGLKFPYLPLRDLDLSNNDLKDSGVKLLCGGLSSQWCRLETLRLSGCLVTEEGCACLASALQSNPSYLRELDLSYNNPGESGEKLLSELRDDPQYKLSILNVEHGGSHRMKPGFKKYACELTLDPNTAHKNLLLSEGNRKVTWVEEEQPYPDHLERFDHCQQVLCEQGLTERCYWEVEVFRPFNIGLTYRTIGRKRDVNDCKLGCNEKSWCLICSNVGCYVLHNNTNVNVSSFSSRSSRLGVYLDWPAGTLSFYRVSSDSCTRLHTFKTTFNEPLYPAFELHSQSSALFYQQT; encoded by the exons tTTACAGGTGAGTGGAACTGAGCCCACAGTTCCCAGTGTTGTCTCTATGAAGAGTGATGCATCCATGGGCCAGCCACTCAGCTTTGGTGTTGAAAGGACACAAAG CCAGCTGACTGGGGAGCCGTCCAGCTGTTCATTGTGTGAGGAGGTTTTGACGGATCCAGTCCAATTAATCTGTGGACACTGGTCCTGCAAACAGTGTGATTTACCAGCAGACTACCCCTGCACAAAGTGTGGAAAGAGACTCAGAAAAGATCCCAAACACCACACTG GTGACAGACATCTTTTGACAGCACAGAAGAATCTTAAAGAAGTAATGCGAAATAAATTTACTTTGACGTATGAAGGTAATGGCGACCAACAGAGTTCTCTGAACAGCATCTACACAACACTCTTCATCACCACTGGAGAGAGTGAAGGGCCACATGAAGAACATGCGTCCAGacacattaaacataaattGGAACGACGATCTTCTGAACAATTAGTCAACCTCAGTGACATCTTCAAACCTCTGCCTGGCCAAGACAAACCCCACAGAACAGTCCTGACAAAGGGTGTTGCCGGCATTGGAAAATCATTTACTGTGCAGAAATTCATTCTTGACTGGGCTGAGGAGAAAACCAACCAGGACATTGATTTAGTTTTCAGTCTTGCTTTCCGAGAGCTGAATTTGAGTAAAGAGAACAAAAGCTTGCACAAGCTCCTGACTGAATTTCACCCTGTGCTCCACGATCTGAAAGATTCAGAGGATTTCGTCAAAGCCAGAGTCCTGGTGATCCTGGATGGTctggatgaaagcagacttcaATTGGACTTCGAGAACAAGCCGGTAACATCTGTCAGTGAAGTAACATCTGTAGGTAATCTCCTCGCAAACCTCATCCAGGGTAACCTTCTTCCTAATGCTAACCTCTGGATAACATCCCGTccagcagcagccaatcagatccctgcAGAGTTTATCGACATGGTGACGGAGATAAGAGGGTTCAGTGACCCACAAAAagaggagtacttcaggaggAGATTTAGTCATGACTTGAGCCTTGCTGAAAGGATCATTTCGCACATTCGCTCTTCACAGAGTCTCGACATCATGTGCCAGATCCCGATCTTCTGCTGGATTTCTGCCGTATTATTTCAGGAGATCTTTGGGGAAGACGAGAAAGCTGAAACTCCTCAAACTCTTACAGAGATGATGGCACATTTCCTGTTCTCTCAGACAAAACGCAGAAGCAGAAAATATGGCAACaagactgagaaaaacaaagagagactTCTGAAGACACACAAAGAATTTCTTCTGAAACTCGGCAAGCTTGCATTTATCCATCTGCAGAAGAACAACCTTATCTTCTATGATGAAGACCTGGAAGACTGTGGGATTGACACAAAAGAAGCATCTATCTACTCTGGATTTTGTACCGCAGTTCTCAGGGAAGAAGAAGCCTTTTCTCAGAAAAAGGTCTTTTTCTTTGTACACCTGACCATACAGGAGTTCTTTGCAGCTCTTTTTGTCTATGACTGTTTCACAAGCAAGAATACAAAAGAGCTCGGCCACTTCCTCGATCTGAAGGACAAAGAACATACTTTACTTGATCTTCTAAAGATGACAGTTGACAAAGTGTTGGAGAAGCAGAACGGCCACCTGGACTTCTTCCTGCGATTCCTCCTTGGCCTCATGGTTGAACCCAACCGTAGAGTCCTTCAGGGTCTGCTGACATCACCAGACCCAGGCCAAGATACCGACAAGAAAATCTTGACTCACCTCAAAGCCATCCGAAGGAAGGCCCTCCCTCCAGACAGTTGCATCAGCCTCTTCCAGAACATGGTCGAGATGAGAGATCACAAAGTCAAAGATGAGATTCAGGAATATCTCAAATTGTCAGATCGTTCCAAAACAGAACTGACCCCCCTGCACTGCTCTGCGCTGGTCTACATGCTGCAGGTATCGAAGAATGATCTGGATGTGTTGGACTTGAAGAGTTACAACACATCAGAGGAAGGCAGAAGGAGGCTGATACCAGCTGTGAGGAGCAGCAGAAAGGCTGT ACTAGCAGACTGCAAAGTGACTGAAGAGTGGATTGAGCACCTGGCCTTTGGTCTCAAGTTCCCCTACTTACCTCTAAGAGATCTGGATCTGAGCAACAATGACCTGAAAGATTCAGGAGTAAAGCTGCTCTGTGGTGGACTGTCGAGTCAATGGTGCAGACTCGAAACGCTGAG GCTGTCAGGTTGTCTGGtcacagaggaaggctgtgCTTGTCTGGCCTCGGCTCTACAGTCCAACCCCTCctatctgagagagctggatcTGAGCTACAACAATCCAGGAGAGTCGGGAGAGAAGCTGCTCTCAGAGCTGAGGGATGATCCACAATACAAGCTCAGCATACTCAA TGTTGAACATGGTGGAAGTCACCGGATGAAACCGGGATTCAAGAAAT ATGCCTGTGAGCTCACTTTGGACCCCAACACAGCCCACAAGAACCTCCTTCTCTCTGAAGGGAACAGAAAGGTGAcctgggtggaggaggagcagccatATCCCGATCACCTAGAAAGGTTCGATCACTGCCAACAGGTGTTGTGTGAACAGGGTCTAACAGAGCGCTGCTACTGGGAGGTCGAGGTGTTCCGACCCTTCAACATTGGATTAACGTACAGAACCATTGGCAGGAAAAGGGATGTGAATGATTGCAAGCTGGGTTGCAACGAAAAGTCTTGGTGTCTGATTTGCTCTAATGTTGGTTGTTATGTTCTGCACAACAACACGAATGTCAATGTATCTTCCTTCAGCTCGCGCTCCAGTCGGCTGGGAGTGTATCTGGATTGGCCGGCTggcactctgtccttctacagagtTTCCTCCGACAGTTGCACCCGCCTCCATACCTTCAAAACAACGTTCAATGAGCCCCTCTATCCTGCTTTTGAACTTCACTCTCAGTCCTCTGCATTATTTTATCAGCAGACATAA